A stretch of DNA from Marmota flaviventris isolate mMarFla1 chromosome 16, mMarFla1.hap1, whole genome shotgun sequence:
TGTAGCAGCTTTTATAGAGTAGAACTAATACTCTGGTAATAGTCCAAAATGGTTATTTTCCCCATGCCATTGCCACAAACAGGGGTAGTGTTTGATTCTCTGGTCTAAAGCCTGAGAACCTGACAAGGCTCCTGGAGCTAGCACTCAAGGGAGTGAGGGGTCCCAGTGCTCCCACGGCCTCTCTGGAGTTCAACTCTCAAGTCTCCAGCAACTGCTCCACTGCAGTTTAGGTTTGCTCACCCAGCACTGGTGCCGGTGCCTGGCGTGTACGCCCCGGCTTCCCTTCAGGTAAACGTTGAGTCTCCAGATAAGAATGTCTCTGCAAATGTGAGGGTCACAGTTTGCCTGGGGACCTCAGTTCTCCGAGGGATCTAAGAAGAGCTGTGGATGTTCCGTTTGTCCAGCCTTCCTGTTTTGAGAGTGGGAGTGAGGACTTCCAAGCTCCTTCTGTTCCAGGCTGAAGCAGCATCTCCAACTGACCTTGGCTCACTTCTTGCCCTCCACAGCTCTTCTACAGTTGGTCTTCCAATGAGCAGTAGCCTGTGTCCTTGCACCACCTGTGAGGGTAGGGAGGCCCTGATCAAAGAATTTCAAGTCCTTCCTCCTGATAATGCTCTCCCAATAGGGCTGCTTGAAACCCTGCTCCAGGCCCACCCAGTCACTCTCTCTCTTGAAGGCAGTATCTGGAGCTCACATTTGGGACGGGTCATAAAAAGTCTCTCCTGCGTGACTGAGGCTGGGTTAGGGCAGCCTAtgggagagggggaaaaaggCCTTCAAACTCTTTCAAAGTGGTATTGGGCTTACATTACTCTGCCACTACTTGCTTCTTATAACATCTCAAGTAGTTTCTGAACCTTATATGCTTCAGCTCACCATTCAAAATAAATGACACTGAGTACTTAAGTTGCTTCACCTAAAGAAAAACCACTTGGGCTGAAGCTGATATTTGGTGGATCTGTTATGTGGACTAGGTGTGAGTTGAGATCTCTTGGTTTAGAGTGTGAGAATGCCCACGGATCAGAGAATCTCCCAGCCCCTGTAATAGGAAAGACAATGCCCGGGTCCCCAGCACCAGCCAGCCTGAGGTTTCCATAGCACCAACAGGCCAGTGAAGGAGGTGGTACTCAGCACTGAACCACCCAAGCTCCCCTGACCCTGTGGAGAAGATGCATGGACCGCATGCTGTGCAAATAACTCATATGCAGACCACAGTTCTGAGCAGTCCTGTTGGGTGAGATCACCTGTTTTGTTGCCAGATGGAAATCTCTTGTCTTCCACCTTCCATAGAGTATGGAGCTCCAAGACCCATCAAAGATGGTGGTTATACAATCATCCAGAGTTGTACTTTAGTAGAGGTGCTCTGGCCAAAGGCCAGGATTGTACTTAAAGCTCTACAGTGTCTTCACACTGGAAAGGCCATTGCTGAGCCTTCAGAAGGTCAAAGACAGGGAAGTCCTATTGCTAATGTTCATGAGAGTTCATCCATTCTCCTGTCAGTAAGGGTCCAGGAAATTTGAGAAATATCAGGGTAGGAAACATTTACCACTGAAACCCATAAATGGTGTCCAGTTTAAGTGACCATCTGCTAAATAAAAGCTCTCCCTTTCAACAAGGGATCTGAACATTGGGGTGGGTATTGTGAGGCCTCTGGGTTCCTGCTGGCTGCATCAAAACCTGTGTCCAGCATATTTTGGGGAAAGACAGCCACACTACTTTGAAACTTATTACTGGACCCCTAGTATAGGATCAGCCTCATCAACAAGGTGACACTGGGATCCAACCACAAGAGGCATGTGGACACAAGGGTAGGTGTACCCTGGACCTTAGACAACAGGTACCATGTTAATGGGTGACTGGGGTTGGGAAAGTGGACAGTGAGTCAATCCCTGTATACATGCTTGAAGCATCCTGTAGATGCAGATGAAAAGCACACCAGGTGTCAAAAAGGGGGCAGAGCTCTGAAAATCGCTGCCTTATGAGGATGAGCTTTCAGTCTGGCATCAGGGcctcctctctgcttcttgaccagATTCCAGCCCCCACCACCGAAATCTGAGAGACCTCTGGCTACAGGACAGGACCTATCGTCATCCCTCAGGTCCACTGATTCCTGGCTATTCCTCCTCCAAACTCCAGGAGTGCCGCACATCTACTGAGGGGAAGCACCGCCTCCCTTACACTTGGACACCAGGTGTAAAGCCTGGCCTTCTCTGAACAATCCGGTGCTCCCCAGGGTTGGAGCAGTCAGCCATGGTAGACAGACCATGATCGCTGCTTAGAAAGCACCCTGGCTCCCCAACTTCCTCATAGTCCACCCCTATGGCAGTGCTTTCTGCCCAAGGGCCCCTTGGCTGAAGATTCCTAAGAAgaccctttcctcctccttctggaAGTCAGATGACCAagtggaagggaaaggagagcaCTGAGGGACAGAAGGAGCCCAAGAGGGCAGCACAGCCAGGGGAACAGGAGGATGAGTCTTTTATTTGGGCTGGTTTGCTGAACTTGGCTTTGGGAGTGGCAGATGATGGGCAGGGAAGCTGGGGAAAGGAGCTGCTTAGATCAACAGTGGACTTGAGTGAGAGAAGCTGCAGCAAGAGCCCGGGGGCCTGGGCAGAGGAAATATGTAGGGCCCTGACAGTCACCCAGGGACCTGCTGCTGTACCATGAGGATAAATGGCAGACGGAGCCAGGTCTGTGTGCACATGAGCGTGTTCCAGGGCCCGGGGCAGCCGGAAGCTCTCAGAGGCCGAGATGGAAAGTCTGTGGGAGGAGGGTCGGGCGGAGAACTCTGCTTCCTGACTTTACTGATCCAGTCAATGAAGTAGGCAACCCTGGTGAAGATGCTGGGGTAGATAGGATGCCTGCAGTCCAGGCCCCAGCTGGCCAGTCCCACCAGGACCCAGGCATTGGGGCCAGAGCAGACAAGAGGACCCCCAGAATCGCcctgaggaaagagagagaggagttaGTATGGGGGCTGAGTGGGGGCAGAAATACCAGGTGACAATGTTGGACACCCTGGGCTGCCACTGTCTGAATCAGGGCCCCAGTGAAGGCCCATCAGTTCAAGCCCCCAATGAGCGACACCAGAATGAAGCAGCAAGAAGCTGCTGAGATGATCCTCCCAGTGGAGATCATGTTTCCAAATCCATCAGTGCACAGCCCCGCTCTCTAGCCCCCGTGCCTGAGCTCCTGGTGGCCCAGGGCAGCACATATTGTGAGGCCGGGATGGACAGCTCTGTGGACAGAATGGCCTAGAGCAGCCGGGTCAGCTGACACCTCTGTGCAGACCCTGGCTCTGTGAACCCTGAGCAGCAGGGAGCACCCATACTGCCTTGTTCTTCACTGAGTATCCAACTTCCTAGAATTTTGTAGGAACAGAATCACACAAGTTGTACTCCTATTTTTATCTGGTGTTTTTCACTAAAGAttgtttccttctatttctttttctttttttcaatcctGAGGATGAAAAACAAGACCCTCCTATGTGGCAGGCCAGTATGCTATTACAATCATTTAGCCCCGGGACAGTTATTTAGTAGTACACCTGGGTAGCTGTGTGCACCATAGTTTATTCCtgtttattgctgagtagtgCACTAGTGTAGGGATATTCCttagtttatttgttcattagCCTGCTACTgatcttttaactttttcttagTTTTGAATTATTACCCAAGAAACCTGCTGTGAATTGTCTTGTAGTCATATAGATGTCTTTCTTGGACATCTACATGTCTTGCTTTCACTTCTCCTGGGTAAATACCTAACATTACTATGTCTGGGTTGTATGGTAGAAGTGTATGCAGCTTTTTACAAAatcgttttcaaaatatttgcacCAGATTACAATGCTACCATTCAGGTATGTTGAGGGTTCCAGTTGcttcacatccttgtcaacaaTTGACGTGGCCAGTCGTTTGAATTCAGCCATCTAATTAATGTGTAGAGGCATCTTACTGGTGTTTGAGTTTGTATTTCTCCAGTGCCTGACAATATTGAGAggtttttttatttgcttgtttgacATCTAATTGAACTCTCTGGTAAAGGGTTTATTCCAATCTTTTCAAATCTTTCCATTTTGAAATAATGTAGGATTAGGCTAGACTTGCAGGATACTATAGAGGATCTACATACCCTGCACCTAGCTTCCTCTAGTGTTAACATCTTACATAACCATGGTACAAATACTTAAACCAAGGAAGTAGAGATGGTACaagattattaaataaatattcagatttCACTATGTACAAATatccctattctttttttaaattttttttcttagttgtagttggacacaatatgtttattttcttaatttttatgtggtgctgaggatcaaacccagctcctcacacacgctaggtgagcactctacactgagcctcagcccccaAATATCCCTATTCTATTCCAAGATCCAATCCAGGATCCCATATTATCTTTAAATACCAAGTTTTATTAACCTTCTTCAGTCTCATTCATTCCTTATTTTCTATGACATTGGCATTTTTGTATACTACCAACtagatattaatattattttttattaccagggactgaatccatGGGCTTTTCACGACTGTTCCACATCcacactttcttttatttttaatatgaaaacagtctccctaagttgcaaaatgtctcactaaattgctgaggcttggcATGAATTTGCAGTCaacctcctgagcaactgggctTACAGGTGTACTCCAACACACCAGGTGACCAGTGCCCCCCAATTATGGCTTACCCTTTATTTTCTGATGATTAGACAGCTGATATGAACTTACAATAAAAACCCTGGGTACAAATATAatgttaaaatacagaataaagccAACTGTAAATCCTGTCTGCAGAAAATTCAGAATCAATTCCAAAGACTAAAAGGAAATCTGCTGGTTAGGGACAAGAAGGGAATGGAGAGTTGTGGGGAGGGCCGGTAACAGGTTGCATCAACGTCAGAAAAATCATCATGCTGTACACTTACAAATAACTCATCCTGTGTATATGCTACACATCAAAGTTTAAAACAGGCAACTAAAATGGATACTGTCGAGGGTCCTCACAGCAGACAGCTTTGTGCTGGGATGGGCTGAGGAAGGTGCTGGTCTGAAGGAAGGCTGATGAGGGATGGAGCCCACAGAAAATATGTAGAAGGAAGGAAGTTTGGGGTCTCCACAAAGACAGTTGAGGCCAACACAGGCCCtccaggggaaactgaggccaacaGAACAGGCAAGAGAGCAGCAGAGCCCGACCTTACTTACTTGGCAGATGGCCTTTCCTGTTGAGAAGTCCCCCACACACAGCATCTCCTCCTGCACAGAGTAGTTCCTGCCTTCTCCAGGTGTTTGCCCATAGAAGGTATTGCAGATCGTGCTATTCATAAGACTCACCTTAGCTTCCTGGAGAGAGTAGGGCGGTAACAACGGCTCTGTGAAAATGAGAAGGAGGTGAGTGACATGCACTGTGCCTTAGCAAAGAAACCCAGACGACTCAGAACCCCCACTCTGCCTGATGCTCACCCCTACTCTCAAGCATGGGTTTCAAACCTTGGTTCAGTCTTCCATGCTAAGCACCCCACCTTTTTCTCAAAGCTGTCCACATACTTAGCCTATTCCTCCAACAACAGAACAACCTTTCCTATTCTACAAAGTGGCAAATCCCACTAATCACGTGACTCCACTCCCTGGAGTTCAGCAACCATTCACTCACCCACCTACCCTCTCATGAACCATTCAGTCTACTCTCTACCCATCCATTACTAACCTTTTTGCCATCTCTTTATCCACTGACCTGCCCACCCACACGTCCACTCATTCACCCATtcctccatccatctacccatcttCCCACACTCATTCTTCCATCTACTCCCATCAGTCtctccattctttcttccttctccccatcCACTAACACATACAACCACCCATCCACCAacttcacccatccatccatccatccaatcatCTTCCCATCCAATTCCACATTCATCCTCCCATCTGtcaatccattcatccattctctCACCCAATCACTTATCTATTCACTTGTCCTTGTATAGGGCATCATGTGGGGACCTGAGTAGAAGTACACAGGATGGAAAATGGGAGAGAAATTTGGAGTCAACAGGCAGGAAACAGTGATTTACTGTGCCAGGGTGGAAAAGAGCAGTGGAGTTCCTACCAGGTGCCTTGGGACACTGTCTGGAACATTAAAACAAGACTTGGATCTTGCCTTCAAGGAAGAACCAGAATGTGTTTGTACACATATGTATGCTGGGGGCTGGCCATCCCATGACTAGGGAGTGTTCCTAACACTGGGTGGGCAGGTATTAGGCTTGTGGGCAGAGCACTCACTGAAGACATGTTCTGTCCAAAACACTTATAGCACCACTGTTGAGAGACACAGAACCAAATGCTGACCCCATGGATAATTACAAACTTGtactgttctttcttttattgaaagTACACCAGAAGCATTTCCCTCGAGCCATAAACAATCCTTTCTTTATTAAATCATCCAGGCATAAGCCTTTGTCTATAATTCTCTTCTTTCAATCTGACAAGGCAACACAAAACCCCAAAGCTTTCTCCATTATGCAGTTCACATGACAAGAATGTGAAGTGGACAGGATAAGAGCTAGGTGAGCTCACAGACATTAACCATTCCTAAGTTGGGATCACTCTGACTTCATCATGCAGGCTCTGGGGTCAGATGCCACATGTGACTTACCACTTTTCCCAAGCACCTTTCCAAGGATTTTCAAAGGCCTGTGTGTTTAAAGTTTGGCCCCAACCCGTGACACTACTGGGAGGTGCTGGAACCTTTAAGGAATGGGGTGTACAGGAGGAgggtaggtcactggaggtgtgcccttaAAGGGGATGTCAGGAACCCAGCCCCTCCTctggctctctgcttcctgagcagcACTGCTCCATAACTTGCTCAGGATGCAACGTCATCCCCATGTAACATCATAAACCATGAATCACaataagcctttcctctttttcagtAATTATCTCAGGcaagtttgttttctttgtttttacagtgatggaaagccaACTAACAACCTGGAATGGGACAGCCCCCGGGAACAGCTTTGGAGTTCATTCAAGTCATCCCAAACCTTGGCTGATTAAACACTCAAATCAAAAGCCACCAAGACTCAAACAACCCAGATTCTTGATTCCAGTTGTTAAGGATCCCCGGATATTCAGGGACTGGGCCACATGGAACTCTGAAGCATAGAATCATACATTTTCAGAACTGAAAGGGATGTAGCACTTGCCCAGTCCTCATCTGAGAGAGCATGGAAATGAGGTACAGGGGGGTCAAGTCCAGGGGCTTCAGAAACCAGCCTGGGCCTCTTGCCTGGCTGAGCCACCCCTCTCATGTTGCCCTGATCCTCCTCCTGTCCTTCAtttcccttcctgcctctcccaggCCCCCTCACTCTTCTCGGAGAGCCTTCCCCAGCCAGTTATCCAACAGGACGTTTGACTGGGCAGCTGCATGTCTGCACGTGGGAGGCAGACAGGAACCACGTAGGGTGTGAAGTTCACAGGCAGGTGCAGCTGCAACATGGCAATGTCACTCCCGAAGGCATAGAGCTTCTCAAAGTCTGGATGGGTGATAATCTGGTTCACGAGCATCTTCTGGGTGCGCTGGGTGTGCTGGTACAACTGAGTGTTCCCCAGGAGGACCTCATAGTCCTGTGGTGCCTGGGATTTGCTGAAGGAGGAAGGGCCCATTATCAGCATCATTCATCTCTGATTCTGGGGCCCCCACTCTTCCTGCATCCTCATCCCACTGCCCACCCTGCTCTggacccctcctccctgccctgatTCCAGGCAGCTTTGTCTCCTCCCTTCTAACACTCAGGAGCCTTCTCCCTCCAGGTTGATGAACACTCAACTGACAACCTCAGGACGCAGGGCTTCCCACCACCTCCTAGAACTGGAGGAGCTGAGAATCCTGGTGCTGGAAGGGCACTAAGGGGTGCCTCAGATCAAACCCTCTTACTTTCCTAGGGGGAGCTCTGGATCATTACAGTGTTATGGCTCGGATCTTAAGTGACTCCCATAGGTTCATGTGCAAAAGGCTTGGGTGCTGGTCTGTGGCAATGATGGGAAATGGCAGAAACTGTAAGCAGCAGAAACCTAGTGGAAATCAGTTAGGTCATCCGGTTGGGGGTGCTCTTGACATGCTGTTGGGACCATGTACCCCTATTTGCTTCCTTGCTGCCATGAGGTGAAAGGGACTCTTCCACCATGTGCTCCTGTCACAGTGTACTGTTCTCCCACAGGCCTGAAACCATGTGGCCAAGTTTCCATGTAACAGAAGTACTAACTAAACCGTGACCCAAAGTAAAATTTCCTACTTTTAACTcaattctcagatattttgtcacagtgacaaaaagctaactcATGTACCAGGTCTCTTCCAATGTCGCCTTCTGATCCATCCCCTGGCCTAACTACCTCTAACCCACTCCCTCAAGGTTGCTTTTCTCCACTTGGAGGTAAATGCTCACAAAGAATTTCTTAAATGCACAAACGAGTGCACAGAATTGAAGTTCTCCTGTTTCTGAAGGGGAATGAGTAACTTCATGGCTTTGTTCACACAGTTCTCAGACCTGTATGGCCCCCATCCATATCACAAGCCCAATTCCTCCTTTAAGGAAGTCCCTTGACCCTGCCCCCCATAATGTAGCATCTCGCTGGACCCCTTCCCTCACATCTGCCCTCCTTGCCCACTTTGAGCTTCTTCCTGCATCATGCTGACTGAAGCTTGTTCCTTGTCTTCCTGAAACGATGGAGATACATCGGCATGGGATCCGCCACCACCCCCCATGTCATGGAGGGTTTCAGGGGACTGTGCCCAGATTCAAGAGAAGCTAGCTGAGGTTTCAGGGACAGTAAGTGTACAAATTGCAACTCCCCGACCTGGGCTATGAGTCCGACGTTCCCTCTGGGTCCCTCCACATGTGTTCTGAAGTTAGCCACAGAGACAGGCCCAGGAGGGCCAGGAGAGTTAGACTCCTGACTGTCCATGTCATTCTCCAAGGCTGGGGAACCCTACACTCCCCACCAACGCAGCCTGACAGATGGGATGGGGGCAACTATGGCTCCTCCCAGGAATGTAGTTTAACAAaagtaatgaaagaaatcatttcATTGCTGATCATATCTGGTCTCTGACTAGATTCGTACTCTCAGGAGTGTAGGGTAAGGTGCCAATGTTCTCAGGACACGTCCATGTCAGGGGGGACagacatagggaagaggggtctCTCAGATGGGGCTGAGGATGAAGGATGATAAGGACCCAGGAAATGAAGAAAGCATTGGGTGGCCAGTGGGGAGGACAGTCCAGGTGGAGTAGACAGTGGATCAAAGAAGAA
This window harbors:
- the LOC114108506 gene encoding putative serine protease 47, with protein sequence MGTRAGADPERARLMALRPLLLLLSLRLQAASSPSPSQPPGNAGELTGEPEDLEPIASGLWGYVGGAQGPFEVGAGGKAGGRREQARAGREKPPVCSLCLYLEAGDREDDITQVCGKPKVIGKVYGGHDSVNGQWPWQASLLYLGQHLCGAVLIDAHWLLSTAHCFLNKSQAPQDYEVLLGNTQLYQHTQRTQKMLVNQIITHPDFEKLYAFGSDIAMLQLHLPVNFTPYVVPVCLPRADMQLPSQTSCWITGWGRLSEKKPLLPPYSLQEAKVSLMNSTICNTFYGQTPGEGRNYSVQEEMLCVGDFSTGKAICQGDSGGPLVCSGPNAWVLVGLASWGLDCRHPIYPSIFTRVAYFIDWISKVRKQSSPPDPPPTDFPSRPLRASGCPGPWNTLMCTQTWLRLPFILMVQQQVPG